One Mangifera indica cultivar Alphonso chromosome 4, CATAS_Mindica_2.1, whole genome shotgun sequence genomic region harbors:
- the LOC123214911 gene encoding 14-3-3-like protein GF14 iota: MSTTEQRETHVYMAKLAEQAERYEEMVESMKKVAKLGVELTVEERNLLSVGYKNVIGARRASWRIMSSIEQKEESKGNEHNVKMIKDYRHKVEEELCNICGDILSIIDTHLIPSSTSGEATVFYCKMKGDYYRYLAEFKTDQERKESAEQSLKGYEAASAIASKDLPSTHPIRLGLALNFSVFYYEIMNSPERACHLAKQAFDEAIAELDTLSEESYKDSTLIMQLLRDNLTLWTSDLPEDGGEDNQKAEESKPAAPTEVEN; the protein is encoded by the exons ATGTCCACGACGGAACAGAGAGAGACTCATGTTTACATGGCCAAGCTCGCCGAGCAGGCCGAGAGATATGAAG AAATGGTAGAGAGTATGAAAAAAGTTGCAAAACTAGGTGTTGAGCTGACTGTGGAGGAGAGGAATCTCCTTTCTGTGGGGTACAAAAATGTTATTGGAGCGCGAAGAGCTTCGTGGCGCATTATGTCATCAATCGAGCAGAAAGAAGAGTCCAAGGGAAATGAGCACAATGTGAAAATGATTAAGGACTACCGCCACAAGGTAGAGGAGGAGCTTTGCAATATTTGTGGTGATATTTTGAGTATCATAGACACCCACCTCATCCCTTCTTCCACCTCTGGAGAAGCCACAGTTTTCTACTGCAAGAT GAAAGGTGACTACTACCGCTACCTTGCTGAGTTCAAGACAGACCAGGAAAGAAAAGAGTCAGCTGAGCAATCTTTGAAGGGCTATGAG GCTGCTTCTGCAATTGCAAGCAAAGATCTTCCTTCAACTCACCCAATCCGTCTTGGCCTTGCTCTTAACTTCTCTGTATTCTACTATGAGATAATGAACTCGCCCGAGAG GGCCTGCCATTTGGCAAAACAAGCCTTTGATGAGGCCATTGCAGAGTTGGACACCTTAAGTGAAGAATCATACAAGGACAGCACCCTGATTATGCAGCTTTTGAGAGATAACCTTACCCTCTGGACATCTGATTTACCTGAAGATGGAG GTGAAGATAACCAGAAAGCCGAAGAATCCAAACCCGCTGCTCCCACAGAAGTTGAG AATTGA